CGAAACGATTACGCATATTAATCCACAGTTTTTTGTTATTGCAAAACGCAGCCATCTGCTCTGCATCTTCCATTCTCAAAGGGCGTAAGGTGAATTTTGGGGATTGTATAACCATGGCACAAAGGTAGGAATGAACTAGGTCAGGTGGAAACACCTGACAACACTACTGGAGGAAAGACCTGACCGCACTACTAATCGAAACACGTGACCGCAAAGTTGTACGCAAAGTGTGCTGTCGGTTGTTTCCAACTGACGATGGAAAATATTTCCACTCCCTCCTATATATTTGCAACGTGTTAAACATTTTTAAGCCAGTCTTTTACAAACGGAGAATTGTATTTTTTGTAGTTGGATTGATATGTTATCATACTTCATCAGCACAAACAAAAAAAGAAATTCCCGTTAAACAATCTACTAGTTATATATTATTTGAAACTGCCAAATACAATTTGGATTTGAATTCAAAACACAAAATGGATTCTATATATAATGTATGGAAAGACAGTACCAATTATAAAATATATCTTTACGGAAATACAGACAGCGTAGGCGATAAAAACTATAATCTAATTTTATCAAATAGCCGTGTAGAGTCCGTGGGCAGCTATCTCCATCAATTGGGAATTGATACCTCTAAAATAAAATATGCATCTTATGGCGAAAATTCTTACCTTATGACAAATTTGATGATAAACTCATTAGTCGAGGGTT
The nucleotide sequence above comes from Bacteroidota bacterium. Encoded proteins:
- a CDS encoding OmpA family protein → MLNIFKPVFYKRRIVFFVVGLICYHTSSAQTKKEIPVKQSTSYILFETAKYNLDLNSKHKMDSIYNVWKDSTNYKIYLYGNTDSVGDKNYNLILSNSRVESVGSYLHQLGIDTSKIKYASYGENSYLMTNLMINSLVEGYHLNITDSEISETKSTRFYPFKLFYTIDDTIQINKYQTVMIDKNYFVNFSSSLGVLYSVNFEHQIS